One Miscanthus floridulus cultivar M001 chromosome 11, ASM1932011v1, whole genome shotgun sequence DNA window includes the following coding sequences:
- the LOC136491981 gene encoding uncharacterized protein, with amino-acid sequence MVDPIIGTKRLTKVLMDGGSGLNIKMLDAMGIDQSCIRPTEAPFHGIVPRKQAMPLGQIDLPVTFRNLTNYRTETLTFEVIGFHGTYHAILGHPCYAKFMVVPNYTYLKLKM; translated from the coding sequence atggtcgacccgatcattggcacaaagcggctcaccaaggtactgatggatggaggcagcggcctcaacatcaagatgctcgacgccatgggcatcgaccaatCGTGCATCCGGCCAACCgaggcgcctttccacggcatcgtgcctagaaagcaggccatgccgctcgggcagattgatctacccGTCACCTTCAGGAATCTgaccaattacaggactgagacccttacctttgaggtgatcgggttccacgggacctaccacgccatcctgggacatccatgctacgcgaagttcatggtcgtccccaactacacctatttgAAGTTGAAGATGTAG